In a genomic window of Passer domesticus isolate bPasDom1 chromosome 3, bPasDom1.hap1, whole genome shotgun sequence:
- the KCNF1 gene encoding potassium voltage-gated channel subfamily F member 1, with protein MAGDSRFPDVDTDGSEKSEEMEIVVNVGGVRQVFYGDNLNQYPETRLAELVNCLSGGYDSIFSLCDDYDPGKREFYFDRDPDAFKCIIDVYYFGEIHMKKGICPICFKNEMEFWKVDLKFLDDCCKAHLSEKKEELEEIARRVQLILDDLGVDASESRWKKCQKCIWKFLEKPESSYPARVIAVLSFLFILISSVVMCVGTIPDLQVVDAEGNRMEHPTLDSIETACIGWFTVEYVLRLISSPNKLHFAFSFMNIVDVLAILPFYVSLTLTHLGAKLMELSNVQQAVQALRIMRIARIFKLARHSSGLQTLTYALKRSFKELGLLLMYLAVGIFVFSALGYTMEQSHPETLFKSIPQSFWWAIITMTTVGYGDIYPKTTLGKLNAAISFLCGVIAIALPIHPIINNFVRYYNKQRVLETAAKHELELMELNSAEGKAAGSRSELEDLSREGKEGPFYSSRIKVSHSDTFIHLLSEEKHHRTRLQSCK; from the coding sequence ATGGCAGGTGACTCTAGGTTTCCAGATGTGGACACTGATGGATcagaaaaaagtgaagaaatgGAGATTGTGGTCAATGTCGGTGGGGTAAGGCAGGTGTTCTACGGAGATAACCTGAACCAGTACCCAGAAACACGGCTGGCAGAGCTGGTCAATTGTTTATCAGGGGGATACGATAGCATATTTTCCCTCTGTGATGACTATGATCCTGGAAAGAGAGAGTTTTACTTTGACAGAGATCCAGATGCTTTCAAATGCATTATTGACGTGTACTACTTTGGGGAAATTCACATGAAGAAAGGAATATGCCCCATATGTTTCAAGAATGAAATGGAATTTTGGAAAGTGGATCTGAAATTTTTGGATGACTGCTGCAAAGCTCACCTAAGTGAAAAAAAGGAGGAACTGGAAGAAATAGCCCGAAGGGTGCAACTGATTCTAGATGACTTGGGAGTAGATGCCTCAGAAAGTCGCTGGAAAAAGTGCCAAAAATGCATCTGGAAATTTCTGGAGAAGCCAGAATCATCCTATCCAGCTAGAGTGATTGCTGTACTGTCCTTTCTGTTTATTTTGATCTCCTCTGTTGTGATGTGTGTGGGGACCATCCCGGACTTGCAGGTGGTAGATGCGGAGGGGAACCGTATGGAGCACCCGACCCTGGACAGCATCGAGACCGCCTGCATAGGCTGGTTCACCGTGGAGTACGTGCTGAGGCTGATCTCCTCTCCCAACAAACTCCACTTTGCCTTTTCTTTCATGAACATTGTTGATGTGCTAGCAATACTTCCCTTCTatgtcagcctgaccttgacCCACCTGGGAGCCAAGCTGATGGAGCTGAGCAATGTCCAGCAGGCTGTCCAGGCACTGCGCATCATGAGGATCGCAAGGATTTTCAAGCTTGCACGGCATTCCTCAGGGCTCCAGACCCTAACCTATGCCCTGAAACGCAGCTTTAAGGAGCTTGGGCTGCTCCTCATGTACTTAGCTGTTGGAATCTTTGTCTTTTCTGCCCTAGGTTATACCATGGAACAAAGTCACCCCGAAACTTTATTTAAAAGCATCCCTCAGTCATTTTGGTGGGCAATCATTACCATGACCACAGTTGGATACGGAGACATTTACCCTAAAACAACACTAGGAAAACTGAATGCTGCCATCAGTTTTCTTTGTGGAGTGATAGCGATCGCCctccccatccatcccatcaTTAACAACTTTGTCAGGTATTACAACAAACAGAGAGTTTTAGAAACAGCTGCCAAACATGAATTGGAGCTGATGGAACTAAACTCTGCTGAGGGGAAAGCCGCAGGCTCCAGAAGTGAACTGGAGGATCTTTCAAGGGAAGGCAAAGAGGGTCCTTTTTATAGCAGCCGGATAAAAGTCTCCCACAGTGACACCTTTATTCATCTCCTGTCAGAAGAGAAACACCATAGGACCAGGCTTCAAAGCTGCAAATAA